A genomic window from Candidatus Kouleothrix ribensis includes:
- the rbfA gene encoding 30S ribosome-binding factor RbfA, producing the protein MTKRTEQVADEIQRIVGEVIQYELKDPRVGFATVVGVDVSADLQHAKVRISVMDETQRADTMEGLERAKGFVRRRVAQELRHLRMVPELHLMLDTSLDYSMHIDEVLRQVELERRNNPPK; encoded by the coding sequence ATGACGAAACGAACCGAACAAGTTGCCGACGAGATCCAGCGCATCGTGGGCGAGGTGATCCAGTACGAGCTGAAAGACCCGCGGGTTGGCTTCGCCACCGTGGTTGGCGTCGATGTCAGCGCCGACCTTCAGCACGCCAAGGTGCGCATCTCGGTGATGGACGAAACCCAGCGCGCCGATACAATGGAAGGACTCGAGCGCGCCAAGGGCTTCGTGCGGCGGCGCGTGGCGCAAGAGCTGCGGCACCTGCGCATGGTGCCCGAGCTGCACCTGATGCTCGATACCTCGCTCGACTATAGCATGCATATCGATGAAGTGTTACGTCAAGTTGAGCTCGAGCGGCGCAACAATCCGCCGAAATAG
- the infB gene encoding translation initiation factor IF-2, translating to MQRAVLYQLSGFGGGGRPGGGGGGRPGGGGGGRPGGGGGGRPSGGGGGGGGRPGGGGGGGGRPGGGGGGGGRPGGGGGGGFGGGGGGGGRPGGGGGSFGGGGGGGGGRGRGRSGASRNDSGPRTEMDGPPTATRSGSGRSGGRPGNGSVRGGPPGRGGPPGRGGPPGRGPISQPRPPVRPKGPVELPSMMTVREFSEATSVGASDILKALLKLGVLANINQQIDYDTAALIATDFNIETSEYVLPQMAGVVDNIKDVLSAEASGDLRARPPVVTIMGHVDHGKTKLLDAIRSSRVAEGEAGGITQHIGAYQVEVHGRKITFLDTPGHEAFTAMRARGAQVTDIVILVVAADDGVMPQTQEAIAHVQAAGVPMIVAINKIDSPSANPDRVRQQLANANVIVEQFGGDVPSVEVSAKQKLNIDGLLEMILLVADLQEFKANPGAAAVGTIVEAEMDKSRGPIATALIQNGTLRPEDNVLVGGVTGTIRAMFNDAGKKLRFAEPSTPVVILGLNEVPQAGDILQVMSDLTIAREVATQRQRQQRLEAMAVTRGVTLDDLFANIQQGKIKELNIILKADVSGSIGAIEHALGQLNTSEVQIKIIHRGTGTITESDVNLAIASRAIIIGFNARPDPAGRRAAEQHGIDIRFYNIIYQLTDDLKKAMIGMLDPEWKEVTEGFADVRNIFRLPSREIVAGLYVTDGKIVRNLSVRVLRSGVVIHDGKISSLKRFKDDVREVQSGYECGLVVESFTDVQVGDNMEFYRKEKVERTA from the coding sequence ATGCAGCGCGCGGTGTTGTACCAGCTAAGTGGCTTTGGTGGCGGTGGCCGGCCCGGCGGTGGTGGCGGTGGCCGGCCCGGTGGTGGCGGCGGTGGCCGGCCCGGTGGCGGTGGCGGCGGCCGGCCCAGCGGTGGCGGTGGCGGCGGTGGTGGCCGGCCCGGCGGTGGTGGTGGTGGCGGTGGCCGGCCCGGCGGTGGTGGCGGCGGTGGTGGCCGGCCCGGTGGCGGCGGCGGCGGCGGTTTTGGTGGTGGCGGTGGCGGTGGTGGCCGGCCCGGTGGCGGCGGCGGAAGCTTTGGCGGCGGCGGCGGCGGCGGCGGTGGGCGTGGGCGTGGGCGCAGCGGCGCCTCGCGGAACGACAGCGGCCCGCGCACTGAGATGGATGGCCCGCCAACCGCGACGCGCAGCGGCAGCGGCCGCAGTGGCGGCCGGCCCGGCAACGGCTCGGTGCGTGGTGGCCCGCCTGGACGTGGTGGCCCGCCTGGACGTGGTGGCCCGCCCGGCCGTGGCCCGATCAGCCAGCCGCGCCCGCCGGTACGCCCGAAAGGCCCGGTCGAGCTGCCAAGCATGATGACCGTACGCGAATTCTCCGAGGCCACCAGCGTCGGCGCGTCCGATATTCTCAAGGCGCTACTCAAGCTCGGCGTGCTGGCAAACATCAACCAGCAGATCGACTACGACACCGCCGCGCTGATCGCCACCGACTTCAACATCGAAACCAGCGAGTACGTGCTGCCTCAGATGGCCGGCGTCGTCGATAACATCAAAGATGTCCTATCGGCCGAGGCCAGCGGCGACCTGCGCGCGCGCCCGCCGGTTGTGACGATCATGGGCCATGTCGACCACGGCAAGACCAAGCTGCTCGACGCGATCCGCTCGTCGCGCGTGGCCGAGGGCGAGGCCGGCGGCATCACCCAGCACATCGGCGCCTACCAGGTCGAGGTGCATGGCCGAAAGATCACCTTCCTCGACACCCCCGGCCACGAAGCCTTCACAGCCATGCGCGCACGCGGCGCCCAGGTCACTGACATCGTGATCCTGGTGGTGGCGGCCGACGACGGCGTGATGCCGCAGACTCAAGAGGCAATCGCGCACGTGCAAGCGGCCGGCGTACCAATGATCGTGGCGATCAACAAGATCGACTCACCCAGCGCCAACCCCGACCGGGTGCGCCAGCAGCTGGCCAACGCCAATGTGATCGTCGAGCAGTTCGGCGGCGACGTGCCATCGGTCGAGGTGTCGGCCAAGCAGAAGCTGAACATCGACGGCCTGCTCGAGATGATCCTGCTGGTCGCCGACCTGCAAGAGTTCAAGGCCAACCCAGGCGCAGCGGCGGTCGGCACGATCGTCGAGGCCGAGATGGACAAGAGCCGCGGCCCGATCGCCACGGCGCTGATCCAGAACGGCACGCTGCGGCCCGAAGACAATGTGCTGGTTGGCGGGGTGACCGGCACCATCCGCGCGATGTTCAACGACGCCGGCAAGAAGCTGCGCTTCGCCGAGCCATCGACGCCGGTGGTGATCCTGGGCCTGAACGAAGTGCCGCAGGCCGGCGATATCCTGCAGGTGATGAGCGACCTGACGATCGCGCGCGAGGTGGCCACCCAGCGCCAGCGCCAGCAGCGGCTCGAGGCCATGGCCGTCACCCGCGGCGTGACGCTCGACGACCTGTTTGCCAATATTCAGCAGGGCAAGATCAAAGAGCTGAACATCATCCTGAAGGCCGACGTGAGCGGCTCGATCGGTGCGATCGAGCACGCGCTGGGCCAGCTCAACACCAGCGAGGTGCAGATCAAGATCATCCATCGCGGCACCGGCACGATCACCGAGAGCGACGTGAACCTGGCGATTGCCTCGCGCGCGATCATCATCGGCTTCAACGCACGGCCCGACCCGGCCGGGCGCCGGGCGGCCGAGCAGCACGGCATCGACATCCGCTTCTACAACATCATCTACCAGCTGACCGACGACCTGAAGAAGGCCATGATCGGTATGCTCGACCCCGAGTGGAAGGAAGTCACCGAGGGCTTCGCCGATGTGCGCAATATCTTCCGCCTGCCGTCGCGCGAGATCGTGGCCGGCCTGTACGTGACCGACGGCAAGATCGTGCGCAACCTGAGCGTGCGCGTGCTGCGCAGCGGCGTGGTGATCCACGATGGCAAGATCAGCAGCCTCAAGCGCTTCAAAGACGATGTGCGCGAGGTGCAATCGGGCTATGAGTGCGGCCTGGTGGTCGAGAGCTTCACCGATGTGCAGGTGGGCGATAATATGGAATTCTACCGCAAAGAGAAGGTCGAGCGCACCGCTTAG
- a CDS encoding YlxR family protein → MAQAKKKSSGPRIKPVPMRMCIACRRTNTKRGLIRLVRDAHGRVSPDPTGKRAGRGAYLCHDLACWEQALKRQGLERALRIEALAPDDRAALEQFAAGLPKPLDPAL, encoded by the coding sequence ATGGCACAGGCAAAGAAAAAATCGAGTGGCCCGCGCATCAAGCCGGTGCCGATGCGCATGTGCATTGCCTGCCGGCGCACCAACACGAAACGCGGGCTGATCCGGCTGGTGCGCGATGCACACGGGCGCGTCAGCCCCGACCCAACCGGGAAGCGCGCCGGGCGCGGCGCATACCTGTGCCACGACCTGGCCTGCTGGGAACAGGCGCTCAAGCGCCAGGGGCTCGAGCGAGCGCTGCGGATCGAGGCGCTCGCGCCCGACGATCGCGCGGCGCTCGAGCAATTTGCAGCCGGCTTGCCTAAACCGCTCGATCCGGCGCTGTAG
- a CDS encoding methyltransferase, with protein sequence MDDVYFKKRIDYYCCGHTFRFDVAHTLFSSHQIDEGTDLFLRTITAESPHTILDMGCGCGVIGIVLARLFPSAQVTSIDRDLLAVRYTRHNAELNQVPNLATLGSVGLEQVPAAPFDLIVANIPAKIGDDAIEREFILGPYERLVPGGDYWFVVVSGLNHLIPGIGTRRRLRLKQVKKRSGHAVYHLHKPAQQSGDNEE encoded by the coding sequence ATGGACGATGTTTATTTCAAAAAGCGGATCGACTACTACTGCTGCGGCCACACGTTTCGGTTTGATGTCGCCCATACGCTGTTTTCATCACACCAGATCGACGAAGGCACCGACCTGTTCCTACGCACGATCACAGCCGAATCACCACACACGATCCTCGACATGGGCTGCGGCTGTGGCGTGATCGGGATCGTGCTCGCGCGCCTGTTCCCCAGCGCCCAGGTGACATCAATCGATCGCGACCTGCTGGCGGTACGCTATACCCGCCACAACGCCGAGCTGAACCAGGTGCCAAACCTGGCCACGCTCGGCAGCGTCGGGCTCGAGCAGGTGCCGGCCGCGCCGTTCGACTTGATCGTCGCGAACATCCCGGCGAAGATCGGCGACGACGCGATCGAGCGCGAGTTCATCCTCGGCCCATACGAGCGGCTGGTGCCTGGCGGCGATTACTGGTTCGTGGTAGTGAGCGGGCTGAATCACCTGATCCCCGGTATCGGCACGCGCCGTCGTCTGCGGCTCAAGCAAGTGAAAAAGCGATCCGGCCACGCGGTCTACCACCTCCACAAGCCGGCCCAACAGTCAGGCGATAACGAAGAATGA
- a CDS encoding DHH family phosphoesterase → MTIYTIARQAAPALVEQIERASRILVLTHINPDGDAIGSLLGIWHMLHAMGKRALPLASSPLPGYATWLPGAEHIRVYQPGMALPDADLVIMVDTATLGRVGRIYDEHTQALMSLPIVIIDHHVTNDGAGMVNLITPEAASTCELLFELFQVLGVAISPEMATCLLMGVTTDTQSFQTSATTATSLRVAAHLLELGAEQNRIVREVYYALPASSAELIGRALTEMHRDGALAWTRVTLAMMRATGAEDEAVDEVVRIMQRIAGVRALVVFKERQDGSTKISLRSVQPINVAQLATRWGGGGHAQAAGATLTMRPEQAEHNVLPHLRDLVREAI, encoded by the coding sequence ATGACGATATATACGATTGCCCGCCAGGCCGCCCCAGCACTGGTTGAACAGATCGAGCGCGCGTCGCGCATCCTGGTTCTGACGCATATCAACCCCGACGGCGATGCCATCGGCTCGCTGCTGGGCATCTGGCATATGCTTCACGCCATGGGCAAGCGCGCACTGCCGCTGGCCTCGTCGCCGCTGCCGGGCTACGCCACCTGGCTGCCGGGCGCCGAGCATATTCGCGTGTACCAGCCCGGCATGGCACTGCCCGACGCCGACCTGGTGATCATGGTCGACACGGCAACGCTCGGCCGGGTCGGCCGGATCTACGACGAGCATACCCAGGCGCTCATGAGTCTGCCGATCGTGATCATCGACCATCACGTGACCAACGACGGCGCGGGGATGGTCAACCTGATCACGCCCGAGGCGGCCTCGACCTGCGAGCTGCTGTTCGAGCTGTTTCAGGTGCTCGGCGTGGCGATCAGCCCCGAGATGGCCACCTGCCTGCTGATGGGCGTCACTACCGATACGCAGAGCTTCCAGACCAGCGCGACCACCGCGACATCGCTGCGCGTGGCCGCGCACCTGCTCGAGCTAGGCGCCGAGCAGAACCGGATCGTGCGCGAGGTGTACTATGCTTTGCCGGCCAGTAGCGCCGAGCTGATCGGGCGGGCGCTCACCGAGATGCACCGCGACGGCGCGCTGGCATGGACGCGCGTGACACTGGCGATGATGCGCGCGACCGGCGCCGAAGACGAGGCCGTCGACGAGGTGGTGCGGATCATGCAGCGGATCGCCGGCGTGCGCGCGCTGGTCGTGTTCAAAGAGCGCCAGGATGGCTCGACCAAGATCAGCCTGCGCTCAGTCCAGCCGATCAACGTCGCACAGCTGGCCACGCGCTGGGGTGGCGGCGGGCACGCCCAGGCTGCCGGCGCAACCCTGACCATGCGACCCGAGCAGGCCGAGCATAATGTGCTGCCACATCTGCGCGACCTTGTGCGCGAGGCGATTTGA
- the nusA gene encoding transcription termination/antitermination protein NusA — MKHEFYAAISQIAAERGIPKEAIIEVMEKALVTAYRRTLGNNPPPIEVSVKLDPQSGQARVFAEKQVVDEVFDDRFEIDYVDAKRIKTDVEMGETIVVESTPNDFGRIAAQTAKQVILQGIKEVEREHIYGEYMDREGELVTATVQRVSKGNVILEMGKAEAILPPKEQVDSDRYYHGQRLKVYLMEIRREDRGPRLIASRTHKQLILRLFEMEVPEIYNGTVEIKSIAREPGLRTKVGVTARQEGIDPVGSCVGMRGVRIQNIVNELNGEKIDVVQWSADPKEFIANALSPAQVVEVQLRDDEHAATVIVPDKQLSLAIGKEGQNVRLAAKLSGWRIDIKSASALLDEERAAAEARDAADAELLATEAALATAKVESRKVRADGTVVYLNRRYGPLGDELIGETVQLRATSQKLNIYANDRLIASYLLDDEDEDEVAADEE, encoded by the coding sequence ATGAAACACGAGTTTTACGCAGCCATTTCCCAGATTGCGGCTGAGCGCGGCATACCAAAAGAAGCGATTATTGAGGTGATGGAAAAAGCGCTTGTCACCGCCTACCGGCGTACGCTGGGCAATAATCCGCCGCCAATCGAAGTGTCGGTTAAGCTCGACCCGCAAAGCGGCCAGGCGCGTGTGTTCGCCGAAAAGCAGGTAGTCGATGAAGTGTTCGATGATCGGTTCGAAATAGATTATGTCGACGCAAAGCGGATTAAGACCGATGTCGAGATGGGCGAGACGATCGTGGTTGAGAGTACGCCCAACGATTTCGGCCGCATCGCGGCGCAGACGGCCAAGCAGGTGATCCTGCAGGGCATCAAAGAGGTCGAGCGCGAGCATATCTACGGCGAATATATGGATCGCGAGGGCGAGCTGGTGACGGCGACGGTGCAGCGCGTCTCGAAGGGCAATGTCATCCTCGAGATGGGCAAGGCCGAGGCGATTCTGCCGCCGAAAGAGCAGGTCGATTCCGATCGCTACTACCACGGCCAGCGCCTGAAAGTCTACCTGATGGAAATCCGGCGCGAGGATCGTGGCCCGCGCCTGATCGCCTCACGCACGCACAAGCAGCTGATCCTGCGGCTGTTCGAGATGGAGGTGCCCGAGATCTACAACGGCACGGTCGAGATCAAATCGATCGCGCGCGAGCCGGGCCTGCGTACCAAAGTCGGCGTGACGGCCCGCCAGGAGGGCATCGACCCGGTTGGCTCGTGCGTGGGCATGCGCGGCGTGCGCATCCAGAATATTGTGAACGAGCTGAATGGCGAGAAGATCGACGTGGTGCAGTGGTCGGCCGACCCGAAGGAGTTCATCGCCAATGCGCTCTCGCCGGCCCAGGTGGTCGAGGTGCAGCTGCGCGACGACGAGCACGCCGCCACGGTGATCGTGCCCGACAAGCAGCTCTCGCTGGCGATCGGCAAAGAGGGCCAGAATGTGCGCCTGGCGGCCAAGCTTAGCGGCTGGCGCATCGACATCAAGAGCGCCAGCGCGCTGCTCGACGAAGAGCGCGCCGCCGCCGAGGCTCGCGATGCGGCCGACGCCGAGCTGCTGGCCACCGAGGCCGCCCTGGCTACGGCGAAGGTCGAGTCGCGCAAGGTGCGGGCCGATGGTACGGTGGTGTATCTCAATCGCCGCTACGGCCCACTTGGCGATGAGCTGATTGGCGAGACGGTGCAGCTGCGTGCGACATCGCAGAAGCTGAACATCTACGCCAACGACCGCCTGATCGCCTCGTACCTGCTCGACGACGAGGACGAGGACGAGGTCGCGGCGGACGAGGAGTAA